One genomic segment of Vibrio fluvialis includes these proteins:
- a CDS encoding thiol-disulfide oxidoreductase DCC family protein, with translation MSQITIFFDGRCPLCFREMCALKQHYVHNSITLIDIHSEAMDAYPEIDAEEARRILLAYNSQGELIRGLDALHLAWSLVGRPWIYAMTRWPVIRPLANYGYLLFARHRYTLSRWLTGQSRCDNDQCRRK, from the coding sequence ATGTCACAAATTACGATTTTTTTTGATGGGCGCTGTCCGCTCTGCTTTCGCGAAATGTGCGCATTAAAGCAGCATTATGTTCATAATTCCATCACCCTGATCGACATCCACAGTGAAGCCATGGACGCCTATCCCGAGATCGACGCAGAAGAAGCGCGGCGGATCCTGCTCGCCTACAATTCGCAAGGTGAGCTGATCCGAGGATTGGATGCGCTACATTTGGCCTGGTCTTTGGTCGGTAGGCCGTGGATCTATGCCATGACACGCTGGCCTGTTATCCGCCCACTCGCCAATTACGGCTATTTATTGTTCGCTCGTCATCGCTACACATTATCCCGCTGGCTGACAGGTCAGAGCCGTTGCGATAACGATCAATGTCGACGCAAATAA
- the cyoD gene encoding cytochrome o ubiquinol oxidase subunit IV has protein sequence MSNQHVDSGKNDYIKGFIASLILTIIPFYFVATQSLPETVTYALMFGCAIVQVFVHFVYFLHMETRTEDGRWNFVSLMFTAMVVLILIGGSIWIMWNLNINMAM, from the coding sequence ATGAGCAACCAACACGTAGATTCTGGTAAAAACGATTACATCAAGGGCTTTATTGCGTCACTGATCCTGACCATTATCCCGTTCTACTTTGTCGCGACTCAAAGCCTGCCAGAGACGGTTACTTACGCTCTGATGTTTGGCTGCGCGATCGTGCAGGTGTTTGTGCACTTTGTGTACTTCCTGCACATGGAAACCCGTACCGAAGATGGCCGTTGGAACTTTGTGTCTCTGATGTTTACCGCCATGGTGGTACTGATTCTGATTGGTGGTTCAATCTGGATCATGTGGAACCTCAACATCAACATGGCGATGTAG
- the malT gene encoding HTH-type transcriptional regulator MalT translates to MWIPSKLTRPGRLHNAIVRPRVLELLQQAPCYKLVLFRSPAGYGKTTMAAQWLADKPNVGWYSIDESDNDTFRFMNYLLQAINKATSQSCPNAQKLAERRQFSSLHSLFSEVFAEMSDFHQECFVVLDDYHLISDEEIHEAMRFFLKHMPDNLTLVVTSRMTPPLGTANLRVRDLMIEIGNELLAFDTEETTRFFNQRVADGIDDITAVSLRNYVEGWPSALQLIALQAQHQKRTLAQTAESVSHFNHAHLWDYLVEEVFDLLDQETRYFLMQCSVLDHFNDALVSALTKRDDALSMIESLNRYGLFIYPLEGEQNWYRFHNLFAEFLAHQRMARIPQQEQELHRAAARAWLEANTPHQALRHAHLAQDTDLLASILTQHGWKMFNQGELEVLEAAINLLTPTQLYSEPKLCLLQAWLAQSQHRYDDVGDMLIRADKEMKALNVEPSSKEQGEFNALRAQVAINQNAPEKALELAELALSQLDNTIYRSRIVATSVVGEVNHVLGQLSRALSMMQQTEKLARQYQVYHQALWALLQQSEILIAQGYVQAAFEVQDNAFKLVEEQHLHQVPLHEFLLRIRAQILWCWNRLDEAEECAYKGLDVLGNHSPSQHLHSYSMLARIAIGRGELDKAGRFIEQIQHLMKQSNYHVDWTANASLSLILYWQARGDLDAMQTWLETASRPERACNHFSQLQWRNIARVQINLERYEDAEQTLTFMQEQAQQYQLITDMNRNLIVEANLATSGGQEELAREKIKEALRLTNQTGMIGNFLIDGYKIGHLLEKLVHRVELGDLERHRAQQLMKEISTTQRSRSVHFDEEFVEKLINHPNIPELVRTSPLTQREWQVLGLIYSGFSNEQIAQELDVAGTTIKTHIRNLYQKLNIANRKEAIRTAENLLQLMGY, encoded by the coding sequence ATGTGGATACCCTCTAAATTAACTCGCCCCGGACGGCTGCATAACGCCATCGTCAGGCCGCGGGTATTAGAACTGTTGCAGCAGGCTCCCTGCTATAAACTCGTTCTGTTCCGCTCGCCCGCTGGCTATGGCAAAACCACCATGGCGGCGCAGTGGCTGGCGGACAAACCGAATGTCGGTTGGTACAGCATCGATGAAAGCGACAACGACACGTTCCGCTTCATGAACTACCTGCTGCAAGCGATCAACAAAGCCACATCGCAAAGCTGCCCGAACGCGCAAAAGCTGGCGGAGCGTCGCCAGTTCTCTTCTCTACATTCTCTCTTTAGTGAAGTGTTTGCCGAAATGTCGGATTTTCATCAGGAATGCTTTGTCGTGCTGGATGACTACCATCTGATTTCGGATGAAGAGATCCACGAAGCTATGCGCTTTTTCCTCAAGCACATGCCCGACAACCTGACACTGGTCGTGACCAGCCGCATGACGCCGCCGCTGGGTACCGCCAACCTGCGCGTGCGCGATCTGATGATCGAAATTGGCAACGAGCTGCTGGCCTTTGATACCGAAGAAACCACCCGCTTCTTTAACCAGCGCGTCGCCGATGGCATTGATGACATCACAGCCGTCAGCCTGCGTAATTATGTTGAAGGCTGGCCGTCAGCCCTGCAATTGATCGCTTTGCAGGCGCAGCATCAGAAACGCACTCTGGCGCAAACGGCAGAATCGGTATCGCACTTTAACCACGCGCATTTGTGGGACTATCTGGTGGAAGAGGTATTTGACCTGCTCGATCAGGAAACACGCTACTTCCTGATGCAGTGCTCCGTGCTGGATCATTTCAATGACGCCTTGGTATCTGCGCTCACCAAGCGCGATGACGCGCTGAGCATGATTGAATCGCTCAACCGCTATGGCCTGTTTATCTACCCGCTGGAAGGCGAGCAGAACTGGTATCGCTTCCACAACCTGTTTGCAGAGTTTCTTGCCCACCAGCGTATGGCGCGCATTCCGCAGCAAGAACAAGAGCTTCACCGCGCTGCAGCCCGCGCGTGGCTGGAAGCCAATACGCCGCATCAGGCACTGCGTCATGCACACCTCGCTCAGGACACAGACTTACTGGCCAGTATTCTGACTCAGCACGGCTGGAAGATGTTCAACCAGGGCGAATTGGAAGTGCTCGAAGCGGCAATCAACCTGCTCACGCCAACGCAGCTCTACAGCGAGCCGAAACTTTGCCTGCTGCAAGCCTGGCTGGCGCAGAGTCAGCACCGTTACGATGATGTCGGCGATATGCTGATCCGCGCCGACAAAGAGATGAAAGCGCTCAACGTTGAGCCAAGCAGCAAAGAACAGGGCGAATTCAACGCGCTACGTGCGCAGGTTGCCATCAACCAGAACGCACCGGAAAAAGCGCTGGAGCTGGCCGAACTGGCCCTGAGTCAGCTTGATAACACCATTTACCGTAGCCGCATCGTAGCAACCTCGGTGGTGGGCGAAGTCAATCATGTGCTGGGGCAACTGAGCCGCGCGCTGTCGATGATGCAGCAGACCGAAAAACTGGCGCGCCAGTATCAGGTTTACCATCAGGCACTGTGGGCGCTGCTACAACAAAGCGAAATTCTGATCGCACAAGGTTACGTGCAGGCCGCATTTGAGGTGCAGGACAATGCATTCAAGCTGGTCGAAGAGCAGCATCTGCACCAAGTGCCGCTGCACGAATTCCTGCTGCGTATCCGCGCGCAAATTCTGTGGTGCTGGAATCGTCTGGATGAAGCCGAAGAGTGTGCCTATAAAGGGCTGGATGTGCTCGGCAATCACTCACCAAGTCAGCACCTGCACAGTTACTCGATGCTGGCACGCATTGCGATTGGTCGTGGCGAGCTGGATAAAGCCGGCCGCTTTATCGAACAGATTCAGCATCTGATGAAACAATCCAACTACCACGTCGACTGGACCGCGAACGCCTCACTGTCGCTGATCCTCTACTGGCAGGCACGTGGCGATCTGGATGCAATGCAAACCTGGCTGGAGACCGCTTCCAGACCGGAGCGCGCCTGCAACCACTTCTCGCAATTGCAGTGGCGCAACATCGCTCGCGTGCAGATCAATCTGGAACGCTACGAAGATGCGGAGCAAACGCTCACTTTCATGCAAGAACAGGCGCAGCAGTATCAGCTCATCACCGATATGAACCGCAACCTGATTGTAGAAGCGAACCTCGCGACTTCTGGCGGTCAGGAGGAACTGGCACGCGAGAAAATCAAAGAAGCGCTGCGTCTGACCAACCAGACCGGCATGATTGGCAACTTCCTGATTGATGGCTACAAGATTGGCCACTTGCTGGAAAAACTGGTACATCGGGTTGAACTCGGCGATTTAGAACGTCATCGCGCGCAGCAACTGATGAAAGAGATTTCGACCACCCAGCGCAGCCGCTCAGTGCATTTCGACGAAGAGTTTGTCGAGAAGCTCATCAACCACCCGAATATTCCGGAGTTAGTGCGCACCAGCCCGCTGACGCAGCGCGAATGGCAGGTGCTGGGGCTGATTTACTCCGGCTTTAGTAATGAGCAGATTGCGCAGGAGCTGGATGTGGCAGGAACCACCATCAAAACCCACATTCGTAACCTGTATCAGAAGCTCAACATCGCCAACCGTAAAGAGGCGATTCGCACCGCAGAGAATCTGCTGCAATTGATGGGTTACTAA
- the cyoA gene encoding ubiquinol oxidase subunit II: protein MEASRYKNILSRAGLFFAILLLSGCQSALLDPKGMVGVREKELIITALVLMLIVVIPVILMTIYFSYKYRASNTDVEYTPEWSHSTKIEVVVWTIPIIIIAILGVITWRSTHELEPSVPLQSDVKPMTIEVVSLDWKWLFIYPEQQIATVNYVAFPKDVPVKFKITSDNIMNSFFIPQLGSQIYAMPGMVTRLHLIANHEGEFKGMSASYSGEGFSHMKFVANALPDQQSFDSWVNEVKSQPKMLHDFSDYQALAKPSEDVPVTYFSHVPHDLFSTVVMQFMGSHSMGGEAEEHGHMNMAEHKG, encoded by the coding sequence ATGGAAGCCTCAAGATACAAAAACATCTTGTCGAGAGCGGGATTGTTTTTTGCAATTTTGCTCCTCTCAGGATGTCAATCTGCTTTGCTTGATCCCAAGGGCATGGTAGGGGTACGTGAAAAAGAGTTGATCATCACCGCTCTTGTTCTGATGTTGATTGTCGTCATCCCCGTGATTCTGATGACAATTTACTTCTCCTACAAATACCGTGCGAGCAACACTGACGTAGAATACACACCAGAATGGTCTCACTCGACCAAAATCGAAGTGGTGGTTTGGACGATTCCAATCATCATCATCGCGATTTTGGGTGTGATTACCTGGCGTTCTACGCATGAGCTGGAGCCATCCGTCCCACTTCAAAGTGACGTCAAACCGATGACGATTGAAGTTGTTTCACTGGACTGGAAATGGCTATTCATCTATCCAGAGCAGCAGATTGCTACCGTCAACTACGTCGCATTCCCGAAAGATGTTCCTGTGAAGTTCAAAATCACTTCTGACAACATCATGAACTCCTTCTTTATTCCGCAACTGGGCAGCCAGATCTACGCGATGCCTGGCATGGTGACTCGTCTGCACCTGATTGCGAACCACGAAGGTGAGTTCAAAGGCATGTCTGCCAGCTACAGCGGCGAAGGTTTCTCGCACATGAAGTTCGTGGCAAATGCACTGCCAGATCAACAGAGCTTCGACAGCTGGGTTAACGAAGTGAAATCACAGCCAAAAATGCTGCACGATTTCAGCGATTACCAAGCGCTTGCGAAACCAAGTGAAGACGTTCCTGTGACTTACTTCTCTCACGTCCCTCATGACTTGTTCTCGACTGTGGTTATGCAGTTTATGGGTTCTCACAGCATGGGTGGTGAAGCTGAAGAGCATGGTCATATGAACATGGCAGAACATAAAGGGTAA
- the cyoC gene encoding cytochrome o ubiquinol oxidase subunit III translates to MHANVHGAHDHDHHDTGGNKLFGFWIYLMSDCVLFASLFATFAVLSNATAGGPTGKELFELPFVFAETMLLLFSSITFGFGMIAMKRKDIAGLKRWLAVTFLLGAGFIGMELYEFHHLIAEGAGPQRSAFLSAFFTLVGTHGLHVSFGLIWLAVCYWQLNSKGLNEMMETRFNCLSLFWHFLDIVWICVFTIVYLLGVM, encoded by the coding sequence ATGCACGCTAATGTTCATGGCGCACATGATCACGATCATCACGACACCGGTGGCAACAAGCTGTTCGGTTTCTGGATCTACCTGATGAGCGACTGCGTTCTGTTTGCAAGCTTGTTTGCAACGTTCGCCGTCCTGTCTAACGCGACCGCTGGCGGTCCAACCGGCAAAGAGCTGTTTGAACTGCCATTCGTTTTCGCTGAAACCATGCTGCTGCTGTTCAGTAGTATCACGTTTGGTTTCGGTATGATTGCGATGAAACGCAAAGACATCGCTGGCCTGAAACGTTGGCTGGCGGTGACCTTCCTGTTGGGTGCTGGCTTTATCGGCATGGAACTGTACGAGTTCCATCACCTGATTGCAGAAGGCGCAGGTCCGCAGCGCAGTGCATTCCTGTCGGCGTTCTTTACGCTGGTGGGCACGCACGGTCTGCACGTAAGCTTTGGTCTGATTTGGCTGGCAGTGTGCTACTGGCAACTCAACAGCAAAGGCCTGAACGAAATGATGGAAACCCGCTTTAACTGCTTAAGCTTGTTCTGGCACTTCCTGGATATCGTTTGGATCTGTGTATTCACCATCGTCTACCTACTGGGAGTAATGTAA
- the cyoB gene encoding cytochrome o ubiquinol oxidase subunit I encodes MFGRLTLDSIPYHEPIIMITMAVIALVGLAVVVTITRMGKWQYLWNEWFTSVDHKKLGFMYIAVAMIMLIRGFADAVMMRSQQLLSSAGEAGYLPQHHYDQIFTAHGVIMIFFVAMPLVIGLMNIVVPLQIGARDVAFPYLNNLSFWLFVVGVILTNMSLAVGEFGRTGWLAYPPLSGIDASPGVGVDYWIWALQISGVGTTLTGVNFFATILRMRTPSMPLMKMPVFTWASFCANILIIISFPILTVTIALLTLDRYLGMHFFTNDMGGNMMMYVNLIWAWGHPEVYILVLPVFGVFSEVTATFSRKKLFGYTSLVWATIVITILAFVVWLHHFFTMGGGANVNAFFGIATMIISIPTGVKIFNWLFTMYRGRIQFTTPMMWTVGFLISFSIGGMTGVLMAVPGADFVLHNSVFLIAHFHNVIIGGVVFGCFAAITYWFPKATGFTLNETWGKRAFWCWLTGFILAFLPLYALGFMGMTRRISQNIDHEFFPLLAVAAFGTAIVALGVLCQFIQIYVSVRDRKQNLDLTGDPWGGRTLEWATSSPPPFYNFAVLPKGDELDAFWYQKERGEHDLNKEVEYQPIHMPKNTPTGIYVSAWALIFGFAMIWYIWWLAAIGFIGIVVTSIKHSFNEDLDYYVQVDEIKAIEEAHRKRAAQATANPVSGDQGDDEDMEVTYAR; translated from the coding sequence ATGTTTGGAAGACTAACACTAGATTCCATTCCATATCATGAGCCTATCATCATGATCACTATGGCAGTGATCGCGCTTGTTGGCCTTGCTGTGGTAGTGACCATTACTCGTATGGGTAAATGGCAGTACCTGTGGAATGAATGGTTTACTTCGGTAGACCACAAAAAACTGGGCTTTATGTACATTGCTGTCGCGATGATCATGTTAATTCGTGGTTTTGCCGATGCAGTGATGATGCGTAGCCAACAATTGCTGTCGTCAGCGGGTGAAGCAGGTTACCTGCCTCAGCACCACTACGACCAAATCTTTACCGCGCACGGCGTGATCATGATTTTCTTCGTGGCAATGCCGCTGGTCATCGGTTTGATGAACATCGTGGTGCCGCTGCAAATCGGTGCTCGTGACGTGGCGTTCCCATACCTGAACAACCTGAGCTTCTGGCTGTTTGTTGTCGGTGTCATCCTGACCAACATGTCTCTGGCTGTGGGTGAGTTCGGCCGTACCGGTTGGCTTGCATACCCGCCATTGTCTGGCATTGATGCGAGTCCGGGTGTCGGGGTCGACTACTGGATATGGGCACTGCAGATATCCGGTGTCGGTACCACGCTGACGGGTGTGAACTTCTTCGCGACGATTCTGCGTATGCGTACGCCGTCTATGCCGCTGATGAAAATGCCAGTATTCACTTGGGCATCGTTCTGCGCCAACATCCTGATCATTATCTCGTTCCCGATTCTGACCGTAACCATTGCTCTGCTGACGCTTGACCGTTACCTAGGCATGCACTTCTTCACCAATGATATGGGTGGCAACATGATGATGTATGTCAACCTGATTTGGGCTTGGGGTCACCCAGAAGTGTACATCCTGGTTCTGCCAGTGTTCGGTGTGTTCTCAGAAGTCACTGCGACGTTCTCGCGTAAGAAACTGTTCGGTTACACCTCTCTGGTTTGGGCAACGATTGTTATCACCATTCTGGCGTTTGTTGTTTGGCTGCACCACTTCTTCACCATGGGTGGCGGCGCGAACGTGAACGCGTTCTTCGGTATCGCGACCATGATCATCTCTATCCCGACCGGGGTTAAGATTTTCAACTGGTTGTTCACCATGTACCGTGGTCGCATTCAGTTCACAACACCAATGATGTGGACGGTCGGCTTCCTGATTTCGTTCTCTATCGGTGGTATGACTGGCGTTCTGATGGCCGTACCGGGTGCGGACTTCGTACTGCACAACTCGGTATTCCTGATCGCGCACTTCCACAACGTTATTATCGGTGGTGTAGTGTTCGGCTGTTTCGCAGCGATCACTTACTGGTTCCCGAAAGCGACCGGTTTCACTCTGAATGAAACTTGGGGTAAACGTGCGTTCTGGTGCTGGTTGACCGGTTTCATTCTGGCATTCCTGCCGCTTTACGCGCTGGGCTTTATGGGTATGACTCGTCGTATCAGCCAGAACATCGACCATGAGTTCTTCCCTCTGTTGGCGGTTGCTGCCTTTGGTACGGCAATTGTTGCGCTGGGCGTCCTGTGTCAGTTCATTCAGATCTACGTGAGTGTGCGTGACCGTAAACAGAACCTGGATCTGACTGGCGACCCATGGGGTGGCCGTACTCTGGAATGGGCAACGTCATCTCCTCCTCCGTTCTACAACTTCGCAGTGCTGCCGAAAGGCGACGAACTGGATGCCTTCTGGTACCAGAAAGAGCGCGGTGAACACGATCTGAACAAAGAAGTGGAATACCAGCCAATTCATATGCCTAAGAACACACCAACGGGTATCTACGTATCGGCTTGGGCACTGATCTTCGGCTTCGCGATGATTTGGTACATCTGGTGGCTGGCGGCTATCGGTTTTATCGGTATCGTCGTAACCAGTATCAAACACAGCTTCAACGAAGACCTCGACTACTACGTTCAGGTTGATGAAATCAAAGCGATTGAAGAAGCGCACCGTAAACGTGCTGCGCAAGCGACCGCTAACCCAGTGTCTGGCGACCAGGGTGACGATGAAGATATGGAGGTGACCTATGCACGCTAA
- a CDS encoding YibL family ribosome-associated protein, producing the protein MSLKNDIQQMHNRLDTCRHKLDAAKTRGDDAMISKFTDEVEELSKKLNGLKGKNDYETNKERKKLADMPFSREITKAEQADLGKLKKSVKGLVVVHPMTKVGKALRLEVMTGFAPKPF; encoded by the coding sequence ATGAGTCTAAAAAACGACATTCAACAAATGCATAACCGTCTCGATACCTGCCGTCACAAGTTGGATGCTGCTAAGACTCGCGGCGATGACGCGATGATCAGCAAGTTCACCGATGAGGTGGAAGAGCTGTCGAAGAAGCTGAACGGCCTAAAAGGCAAAAACGATTACGAGACGAATAAAGAGCGTAAGAAGCTGGCGGATATGCCTTTCTCGCGCGAAATCACCAAAGCCGAGCAGGCGGATCTGGGTAAGCTGAAGAAATCAGTCAAAGGTCTGGTTGTGGTGCACCCGATGACCAAAGTCGGTAAAGCGCTGCGTTTGGAAGTGATGACCGGGTTTGCGCCAAAGCCGTTCTAA
- the cyoE gene encoding heme o synthase, with amino-acid sequence MIKGYISITKPGIIIGNLISVAAGYFLAAKSEAADVALLAYTLAGVAMVIASGCVVNNIFDRDIDLRMDRTRGRLLAQGEINVDHAFVYAIALLLGGTALLYRMANPLSTVVVLLGYVFYVFFYTMWYKRTSVYGTLVGSVSGAVPPLVGYLAVTNYISLEAVLLFALFCLWQMPHSYAIAMFRMQDYKTAGIPVLPVVSGIEKARKHMMAYVVAFNLVALALFLLGECGYEYLVIASAVCFMWTKVTFKPVTEDNYVEWSKTVFKVSLLVVMGISSVLGLELIPLTI; translated from the coding sequence ATGATTAAAGGTTACATCTCTATCACCAAGCCGGGCATCATCATCGGTAACCTGATCTCAGTCGCTGCGGGGTACTTCCTCGCAGCGAAATCTGAGGCGGCTGATGTGGCTTTGCTGGCATACACCTTGGCGGGTGTGGCAATGGTGATTGCGTCAGGCTGTGTGGTGAACAACATTTTCGATCGTGATATCGATTTGCGAATGGATCGCACTCGTGGCCGTTTACTGGCGCAAGGGGAAATCAATGTTGACCACGCGTTTGTCTACGCTATCGCTCTGCTGCTGGGCGGCACGGCTCTGCTTTATCGCATGGCCAACCCGCTCTCGACAGTGGTGGTGTTGTTGGGATACGTGTTTTACGTGTTCTTCTACACCATGTGGTACAAACGCACCTCTGTGTACGGCACTTTAGTCGGTAGCGTCTCTGGCGCCGTACCACCGCTGGTGGGTTACCTTGCCGTAACCAATTACATCAGCCTGGAAGCGGTACTGCTGTTTGCACTGTTCTGCCTGTGGCAGATGCCGCATTCCTACGCGATTGCGATGTTCCGTATGCAAGATTACAAGACCGCCGGCATTCCTGTATTGCCGGTTGTATCTGGCATTGAAAAAGCACGCAAACACATGATGGCGTATGTGGTGGCATTCAACCTGGTGGCTTTGGCTTTGTTCCTTCTCGGGGAGTGTGGCTACGAGTATCTGGTGATTGCTTCTGCCGTGTGCTTCATGTGGACCAAAGTGACTTTCAAACCGGTGACCGAAGACAACTATGTTGAATGGTCAAAAACGGTGTTTAAAGTGTCACTGCTGGTAGTGATGGGCATCAGTTCTGTTCTTGGCTTGGAACTGATTCCTCTGACTATCTAG